The DNA region ATACATACAATTcttaaaatgaacacaaagtgttttgttaagattttgatgtgatattttttgttgatttagcttggtttggtttgtatGAAAACTGTAGTTAATGACTATTACTGTactgttgtctgtctgttacCATGACAGTAAAGGCGTGGTCAGACGTTCAGTGCATGTCGTGTATTATTTAGagtctgtctgttgtttgtatgtTATGTATAGATCCAACCAGAGATAACTAAACACAGTTTGTGTAATAAAGTCAACTAATTACTGATGACTTGAATATTAGTCTGTCTGCTAATCAATCATGTTCTGGTGTTTGAACAGTGACCACCGCTGCTGTCTGAGGCAAAACTCCGCccagtgtgtcactgtgtctggAGGAGTGTGTGATTTCCCCACACAGCTCAACCACCTCCACTTGAAgcttgcacacacaaacaaacacactgaacatagACATCTACTAACCAGGGTGTTGATGAGTGCATCTTTGTCACTGAGTTGTGTCTGAAGGAGTGAATGCTGCTTGCggagctcctccacctcctctctgagCTGTGTGAGCTCCTCCGTCTGCAGCCCGTTCACCTGAGAGCTCTCTCCTTGGCTGTTAGACTGACTCTGGTTGTCCTTACCTGAagttataaaacacacacacacacacacacacacacacacacacacacacacactcagttaaAATGTCATATAGATGTCGATGTTACAGAtattcacacatgcactaaaTGCAACATCAGCTACTGGAAATATGGTGACATAATTCTAGGGATACTGGATTTCATTATTCAggagttttaaaaaaatctgatggCACACAACCCGTTATATCAGCCTGGATGATTTATTAGTGTGGTTCTTGTAGAGTAAATAATCACATTAAGGGACGAGTTCAGATTGTTTTAGGGAGCTTTCAGACCCAGAGTCCACTTGCTTTGGtttgaatcagggactaattttctTTGCCTAGAGTTGGGCATTTACAggtggaccagataaaatgccttgcgcGAGAAAACTGCTTTTTACTGGTTAGAAATTCCATGCGGTAacaatccaggaagtaaacaaaacgttgaagagtacacttgcaagataaatgtgacactttctaatgtcacaatggagggacaactacacaggttgattttagcgctggtcatcgtgtactatattgctgtcattgttcattttagtcaaaccatacagtctgaaaatgaggcgcggctccaactagaaaacaatgttttgatgcattggatgtgctgaatgtgcatattaaggcagtacaggaggaggtgcacattaataatcctccaggactgtaacatgctcatgtttaacccaaacaatgtgtcatgtgactgcaggtggttcagatcgaggtcggaacacgttctcaccacaaacgaatcgcatcagagttcgtttgtaaccagactgagatcaagaaggtctcagtttggttgttttggtgcgcacctgagtgcgactgctgtgttcacacctgcccaaacgaaccacacatAGGGGGCAAACGAAACTGGGttcgattgaactgaaccaaacagggcaggtgtgaaaagaCCCTTAGTTAAGTCTTTTTTTGTAATCCCTTTAGGGGCACATCAAACACACTGGTTTTAAATAGTAATAGATAACATGAGCCTCCAGCCTGACTGCGTTATCAAACAGcaagatggtttctgtgagCTTTATTTTGGTTCTGTCATcgtaaaataaaatcagatacgatgataaaattactgtttatttaaatggagtctggtgggtttggcgacagtgattttggggctgttgtggcaaaacaaaaaggatcttacacTTTAACAAAAAGATCTATCTCTGTGGGGATCCTTCCCAACATGTCAGACACTTTggataataatctgagcctgtcagccaTTTTCCCAAATGAACACAGGTTTATTTTCCTTTGCCTCTACTACACACTCTGCTCTACTTTCTCTCATTCTTCTAATGAAAACAGATGAAACTCCATAGCCCAGTAATACAAAAATTAACAACACTAATTCATGCTCATAGAGACAAACAATCTCCGCAACACAAGTACATACTGCTGAGGTTCCCAAAGTAGAGGAGGGGGAAACAAAAACGCACCCTCTGGGAAATTTTCTCTGATCTAGTGCAAGGACATTAACCAGTTGGACGTGTGCTAATGAACAGGAGATCATAATGAAAGGAGCTCGTAAATGTAGATGAGACATGTGAAAAAGAACAACAGCTGGCTTGTATCAGGTGAAACACAAGAGCACTGTACAGAAAGTAATTATTTCACTGTCCCTTTTCCACCCAACCTAGAAaataagcacttttagtggagatAAACTGGCAGTGCAAACATGCCCTGAGtgtttacactgcagcctggCCGCTGCCCtcgctcagtactggaccaatttcaaaaaatgttgttcccattcgtcacttagacacaggaacatgggggaaaaaaaactttaccTCTGGATTTTGGAGTTTATTTCTGTGTAGAGACAATGCAATTCTTCAGCATGATAGCAAATAATTTCTTTTCCCCCACAACGTTTAAGGATgtgatattttgtgtgtgttcctaTAAGTAATGACTGTATCTATGTTGTTGCCCTGTGCACATACTGTTGTAAAACTGTATCTTGCGATGTCGCTGCATATCACTGCCGCCCCGTATCTTGGCactgcagcagtaaaatgttATCAGCTGGGATGGCAATTTATTCAACTAACAAACCAGACACAGAGTACTTCTTTCTCAAGGACAGATAAAACCTCAACCAGCCAGGTGAACCCACCTAATTTTAGCTTGAGGATGTTGTACTGATCTTTGTGCTGCTGGATCTGGGACAGCTGCTGGGTGACTGTGTTCTGCATTTGCTCGTTCTGAGTCGTCATGGATGCTACCTGCTCCTTCAGCTCCTGGATCTGAGCATCCTGAGGATCACACAATCAAAAATTAATCAGTCAACAGTCAAGTATGCAGAGATGACAaataaaaccacacacagaatAAGTGTGTTGTTTACCTGTTCTCTGATCAGCTCTTTATACTGCGTTACAATGTTGTCATGTTGTTCTAATGTCTtcttcacctcctcttccttcttctcctcctcactggATTTATGAACTGCTTTGGTGATCACACCTGTTCGGAGCAGGGAGAACAGTAATTCATGAGACACCAAATAACTTTGCTACTGCCATGATAAATGAACTATCACTGGACGTGGAGGATTATTTGCGACTGACCCTCTAGTTCTTTGACCAGCTTGGTGAACTCGTGGTCGAACAGCATCTGCTCCGGAGACGGGAAGACGGGCTGCGGCTTCTGAGCCGCCCGCGAGTACAGTTCATGTTTGGTGATGAAGCCCAGTTTCTCTACAAAGTTTTCCTTTCCAATGCGTTTCTCAATGAGCTGCTTTAGCTTTTCTCTGAGGAGGACAGAGACAACGTGGCACATCTTAAAACAGGACACAGCTTTTCAACCAACACTATGATGACATGATTTAAGTCAGATGAACTTTGGCTAAAATGGGTACAATTCTGGAAAATCCTGATTAAGTATTCatgcatgtttttaaatgttaatatatactatatatacacatttattGCACAACAAAGACTCACAGAGATGTCACAGTAATAGTAAAGTAGAAAAAAGTAAAGATCATTACTTGTAGCTATCTATCATAAACCTCAATAATTAAATCCAAACTGAAATTGCAATAGCACTTGCGTTTCTACAGTAGAACAAGAAGCTACTTGTATGATCCCCATACTGTATCTGTACATATCATACAACTgtgttcccactgtgaagcttTACTGAGTCCAAATTCAGCGACCAAACACAACCATATGTGGCAAAACTGAATTTAAACTGGGGTTTTAGACTATGCCAGTTCATGCAAAGTTCAGGGATCGTGTTTACTGTGTTATTTTCagggtgtgtgtgagctgacaCTTACTTGGTGTAGTTTTCCAGCGAGTTGTCGTTGTAATAGATGCAGATGCCGAGAAGCAGGGCACAAAGACCCTGCACCAGCCTTTCATCCTCTCCCAGATTCTCTGAGATCTGTGCTGTCAGCTGCAGGAGTCACACTCAGTCAAGGACTCATTCAACACCAGGCATTTttgtctcaaacacacactttctttAAACCTAGAAGTGGAATACAATGTTATATAGAACGTAGCTGAGAAGATTTAACTGTATTCCTAAAAGttattaatcaaaaataaaaataaaaggtcCATCTGAAAGAAGTTTAATTAAGACTGAGTTTAAAGCTAGTTAACAAAACTATGATTAAATACAGACATTCACTGGTGGATGGCTTGTTAACGGCTTCAAGGATACAAAGGGAACATTTTCCTGATTGTGCAGAAAGTGTGTGACAGCGATCGGACAGTTGCTGATCCAAGTACACAGCAACATGAGGAGGCCCACTCTGGTCTGCACTTTACTGCCCtgtagagaaaaaaagaaaaaacaaaacagatgtcAACATGTGCTTTTTGAATTACAGTAAAAATTGCTAAGAAGAGTCCAAATATGTAATATTCTACTACTATTAAAATAGTTTGAGCTTAGACAATGAAGATGTTAAATGTGGGAAGTTACGTACATCAAGATACATGATCGTAACCATGATCAGAATGGCAACTAAAATTTCAATTAATTAGAATTTAAATCCTGGTTGTAGACTTTTAGATTTCGTCCAGATTTGCACATTATCCATGCGGTTTTTTCAAAAGAGCAAATTATAATTTGCAAAAGAAATCCAACAAAATTATTGCCAATGTATTAAATTCAAACAGGGAAAAAGCAAAGTAaaaaggggagggggggggctgataaaatgacaacaaaagtgCTTAATTATGAATTGGTGTTATAGGTAGCATTAATTTTGTTGGCACTTTTCCAACAGTAAATCCAATTTTCTTCCCATCCTGTCATGTAGGGAGTTTTGCCAGTTAACAAACATAAGAAAATGGTCAAATAAACCCACTGAAGCTTAACTGGGAGCACTTCGATCACATCAACCATTAGTAGTTAATAAGGTtatcacaaacaaaaaacaaggacaCAGTCAAAATTAATACATTATTATATTCAAACAAGGTTAGATATCCTGTATTAAGAAATCAAAGTCCTTTAAGCCTTAAAAAGCCCACATCTTTACCTCCAGGCATCACGTATACCACAATTTTCAACTAGTTTGTGGTTTGAAATTTTAATTCTGCGAGCGATTGATGACTTGCAATCCAAGTATCACAAAGTCAGAATtgatattttactgtatttctaGCTGGCAGCACATGCAAAGCAAAAACCTGCTGAAGGtgcttttgaaaaatgaaaaaggaactgcaataaaaaaagaagtggtATAAAAATGATCATGCATTTCCATGAAAACAGCTTTGAGAAAGAGAGGTTTAAGATCTACATTTCCGCTTTACAAAAGTCAGCTTCCAATAGACAGACATTTATTGGAAACTTGTGCCAGTAAGTCATGAAGcagttaaaaataattaatctcaatcagctgcagaaaaagaaattgtgattttcatggagctggaatgcaaaaaaaatccagattAAAACGGTGCAGAGGCAAATATAATCTGTAAACTCTAAACTATTTTGATGCCGCTAATACGATGGTGCATTAACACTTAATGCACATCATGCTTTAAGAAGAGCAGACGTCTTTCCTGAAGTGAAATGCCAAGAAAGTTTGTAAGTATGGAGATTTGAGTGATGAAGATGTGGGTAAAAATTAAAACTTATCAGCATTACAAACTACAAAAACTTACGAAATCACCTTTTCAGATTTTGTCTCCAAATGTGACGAAATGCAAAAATAAGGAGGAAAACAAAAGGACAGGAAAATGACCACAAGTTGAACAAACATTGGCCTctgcatcaaaaaaaaaaaaaagtcatacactcagcttctgtgtgtgtttgtgacggCGATTGTGGTTAAAACTAAAATCTAACAGTTAAAATTGAAGTTTCGAGCCAGAAGAATAAAGGCACAATTCCTCCTTTAAAACTAAAAACCACTGTTACAATGAGTTTTAACATGAATACATTATCTTTAACTGTCAGAGCAAACTGACCACATTCTCGTCAGCCTGGGGGCTCATAGggatgtgagaaaaacaatgttaacaCTGGTCCAACTGGTCTACTTCAGGCTACCTCTACAGGTTGGCGTCCAGAAGGCAACCTGCTCAGAAGTCTGAACTACCTCTGCTGTCTCTTCTCAACACAAACAAGCAGGAGTTATATTCCAGGTTACTTCTGAGCGTCCGAGTTCCTCACCCTGTTCCCAATCTCATTTTTTCCAGTCATTATCTCAAGTTAAGGACCACAGGTGAGGGCTTCACCTTCTGGATTAGCTCCCTCCTTACTGGAACAGTCCAGTAAAAACCTGCACTTCTCCTCAAgccacaacaacacacacacatcactccACATCCTGCATGTACTCAAACTCCTTCTCTacaaaaaagagacattttaagAGCTGATTTTTATCCCCTGGGGTAATACCAGAGGTAAGTTTACAAAGATGTTCGCTTTTGCCCACTGCCTTACCAACAATACACTAGATTCCTACACCAAGCCCTGATGCTGGCCCCCTGGTTACTTCATCTAGTTGAACATGACAAAGTAACTTTGGTTGCCTAGGATAGGAGTCCAATTTCCTTGATTCAGACTCACTCACCTCACTTAAGATCAAATTAACCGAAACCAAGGAGTTTCACCGGGAAGGTGAAGCCAAGTTTGTGCATTTCAGCAGACTGCCAAAGACCCTCATTGCAAAATCTACAACAGGAGATAAAAAGAAGAATTTGCAGCTCCAGGGGACGCATGAGGAGAGCAATGTAACACCCAGAGAAACCGGGAAGGTTGGTTAAGTATGGCTGAATGATTTCAACCTTCATCTCAACTCTGAAACCCttaaaacaaaactttacattttttttttgtataggtccagtattgagcgagagcaCTGAAGCCAGCAGCCACAAAagaggctgcaatgtaatccttCGGGGCATATGTATGTCAATAGGAAGaggttgtttttgccactgacaggctcaggttgttgttttaagtgtctgacaacagtaTGGCAAGGATTCACGCAAAGAATTGTCTATTGTCTTCCTGCAAGACCTCAACAAACGAGACTCCAGAACGAGACTTCTTCTTGAGCAAGACTTGGTTAGACACAATAACAACCACACTGGATCAAGCAAAAGGTAACAATCGGAgcttgtcagtggcaaaaacaagcacttcatGGACACACACTGATGGTGCACCATTATTCAGAAGATTAAATTGCAGCCTATTTCACgtctgccagctgcagcacccttgctcaatactggaccaatttcaaaaattgttgtctccattagtcacttatgTAGTGCTCACACCGGGTGCAAATAAGACAACTCCCCcgagtgaattacatgtaaaggtaATGTAATGACACGATCAGACGCGAATGGACGCAACGAGAATGACGCAAAATACATGAAGTAAGCGGCGCAAATTAAGCAAATAGAGCAATTTCACGTTGTATGTTTATTCgcgagagttgaaaaatctgaacttcttTGACCAATTCACGCCGTGATacccaatcagcattgagatcctccaggGACATATGACGCCGAGGACGTACTGGCTTATGTTCATTCATCAATTCAGCGATTTCACGCATGGAAGAAGCCAGTCAACACAAATACTCTAGCGTTTAAACTTGTGCAAGTACTGCAAGTCAAAAATTCACATcacatttggtgtgaacacagcattagaCATGAAGACAttaggaaaatagggtccaggttgtaaaataCTTCCCTTTAAATCGATTTTTATAACAACTTGAATCTACAGTAAAGCTTGAATAATCCTTGTTAGTATAAACTATAAAATCTTGTGGCACCTGTACTGAGCATTTGTACATGTAAGTAACCAGACAACTAAAAGCAGCAATCTCTCACTCGGACAGGAGAAAGGCCCAAAAGCTGCTGCAGGACACATCCTGAACACACAGATGAGGGCTTACACAGCATACAAACCAAGGTCACAGCTCAAAGCAGGTGTTAGGATGACAAAACCACAAGAAACAGCTGCTACGCCCCTTTTCTCTAAACCTATCTTAGGTGTCCACTTGTGTACTTCCCACTAGTGAACACAGTGAGAGCAATGACAGCGTTCAACTCTGTGGGGACGAGCGCAACCGTGTGCCACCCTGATGAGAAAGAACGGGGTCATAGCCGTAAGTTAGGGACGAAAGAGGGGTAGTAAAGAGTTAAAAGGGAAGCAAGATCCCCCAACAAGTCGGCCAACGAGATCCCTTCTACAGATGCCAAGCCAAAATAACCAGCGTAGGTGCTGCCCAAATactcacaacacaacacacgcacacacacaaacacattacttACCCGCCGGACGATCTTATCTCCCTGCAAAACCACAATAATGTGACACCGTTCTATTCACTGTTGTTGACACTTAAGTATTAACCTTTATCTACCAAAAATCCTTCCTATCCAGACACTCATATCCTGTTAGCATCTTTACTGCTGTGGCTAAGTGCTGCTGTTATCGTCCTACCTGGGAGAGGATGTTGGTGCACTGCTGCAGCAGGGAGACGGGGGGCTTTCCCAGGCTGGTGGCCAGTTGGAccctcagcagctgctccttcTGAGTGAGGTTGTCCTGCAGGGCGTGAGCCAAGGCCACAGCGGCACACCAGTTGGACAGAGAGTCTGCTGAGAACAGGCCTCCACACAGCAGCTGGCCCGCTGAGATGGAATTggctgaggggaaaaaagagagcgagtcagtaaataaataattgtgaatacagaaataaagctgaagacagaataaaaaaatgttaatccATCTTTGGGTGTGGTAATATGCATTGTGTAACTTCAACACAGAAACGCCTCACCCCGTCCGGCTACTGTttgcaaacaacaaacagtttCACCAGCGAAAGTAAGGCGAAGGCCCACTCCAGATTTGCCATATTCGCTTTTATGTTTtggtttcagtgctgtgtctgcAATTTTTGAAGCCCCCTGTTGGACGTGTGCTGCctacggtctggcacctggttgccaACCTGTTTATAAAGTTCCGCACTCAGGAACATCCTGagcacagcaaaaatgaggaaaatacagacagagggcaaagtctctgcagataaatacactgccacacacctctagtgggtcataagtgatgattgagaggatTTAGTTTTGTATGAGCCTATatgttgttttgtctgacaCTGGATTCATAAAATGTATTAACCTACTTGAATACTGTTTGTACAAAGACAACACATGGTGTCTAATCAGGACAAACTGTCTATAAACTCTTAAAAGATCTGATAATGCCACTTCTATGCTCTCGTCCCAGTGTAACCTACCATCAATGGTGGAGGGCAGCAGCGTAGCCACAATCTCCCCCTGTCCTTTCTGGTTTTTGTACaggaaacactggaaacagtAGAGTACTGCACAGCGAAGCACAAATGGTTGCCTCTCATTCACCATGGACATGAGCAGCACTACAATGGCAGGTCTATggacagaagaagaggagagatcAGTACAGATCAATATGGGAGATTCAATGTCTTGGTTCACTGGTAGCGTCTCACCTTGGTGGGTTTGAAGGAGCGTTGACAGATGCAAAGTAGTCCTGGTTGACCTGTGAGCCTCTGATGACCTCTGATACAGTGTTGATGGTCTGAAAGAAAGCGGCCACATCATGAGCTTGAATACACTATGTCTCAAAAAAGTCAAGCTATTCTCTGTATTAGGTAGGACTCTCTGTCATTACCTCAGTGAGGATGTCAGCAGGCACGCCAGTGGCCATGAGGATGGtgcacagctgctgcagcagcccacACTGGTACATGGACTTCTGACAGCTGGCTGTAGCTCCAGGAGAGTTCACTGGAGACACCATGACTCGCACCAACTGGGAACAGAACAAAATTATATCACGTTATCGTCATCACTGTGcttgttgaatttgtgaatagATTTAAGCAACAGTTTAACATGAGTGTTCTGCACTACCTGCAGCATGAGGTGGAGGTTGGTGACCTTCTGAGCAGACCAGCCAGAGTTATCATCACCGACCTCAAACCAGGGCTTCATTCTCTGAATGTAGGAGCCCTCTTTGAAGAAGTTCTGATTGGAGCTGTTGTTCTTCAGCAggttgagcagcagcagcagacagtccTCCACCACAATGCCTGAACAGAGGGAGAAGGATGTGCGAATCAGTCAGGGACATATAGACATATAGGGATTGTATGTAAATACTTTGAGACAATTCTGTATTGAAGATCAGTAACTTCCATATCTCAAAATCCCTTTACCTCCATCACTGCTGCCCTCTTCTGTGATGATATCTAGAAGACGCTCAAATGCATTTTCAAATGCCACAATTTTCTGAATGGCAGCATTGCTTTTGGTCAGCTGTTGGAGCAACAGGAGGCCCTGTTGGAGGCGAAAAACAGGTCGTCATTCATCTGATTGATGTTccctttcattttaaaacagtgctttaaaatgacaacaatctCCATTCACACAAGCATTTTAGCACCGTTTGAGAAATCATCACCATCCATACTGACACGCCTAAAAATGCTTATCACGTGACCATTCATGCAAACTGGGCATGCTTGTGCCAGTGTAATCAGGAAGCACATTCTCTTCTCTGCGGTTGGTTGCACAGTTGCAGAAAA from Epinephelus fuscoguttatus linkage group LG3, E.fuscoguttatus.final_Chr_v1 includes:
- the uso1 gene encoding general vesicular transport factor p115 isoform X1; protein product: MNFFRGVMGGQAAGPQPSGAETIQKLCDRVASSTLLEDRRDAVRALKSLSKKYRMEVGTQAMDHLINILQTDRSDSEILGYALDTLYNIICNDEEEEQDESEDAVTPLPASGKQKNVSMPDEAAQKQADDLGAQFTDQFIQDPEHVTLLLTLLEEFDFHVRWPGVKLLTALLKNQGPQVQGIILVSPMGVSRLMDLLADSREVIRNDGLLLLQQLTKSNAAIQKIVAFENAFERLLDIITEEGSSDGGIVVEDCLLLLLNLLKNNSSNQNFFKEGSYIQRMKPWFEVGDDNSGWSAQKVTNLHLMLQLVRVMVSPVNSPGATASCQKSMYQCGLLQQLCTILMATGVPADILTETINTVSEVIRGSQVNQDYFASVNAPSNPPRPAIVVLLMSMVNERQPFVLRCAVLYCFQCFLYKNQKGQGEIVATLLPSTIDANSISAGQLLCGGLFSADSLSNWCAAVALAHALQDNLTQKEQLLRVQLATSLGKPPVSLLQQCTNILSQGDKIVRRGSKVQTRVGLLMLLCTWISNCPIAVTHFLHNQENVPFLTAQISENLGEDERLVQGLCALLLGICIYYNDNSLENYTKEKLKQLIEKRIGKENFVEKLGFITKHELYSRAAQKPQPVFPSPEQMLFDHEFTKLVKELEGVITKAVHKSSEEEKKEEEVKKTLEQHDNIVTQYKELIREQDAQIQELKEQVASMTTQNEQMQNTVTQQLSQIQQHKDQYNILKLKLGKDNQSQSNSQGESSQVNGLQTEELTQLREEVEELRKQHSLLQTQLSDKDALINTLRSEKTEGSAAGSDNTELLKELEALRSQVQSQSAEITQMKTERQELLRRAEAGSSDAVSSSDGSSDAAKIAEVESRLAAQTTETEKLKEEAKSLSQSRAELEQQLASANSTVAILQTEKTKLQTEVQESKKEQDDLLMLLADQDQKIHSLKQRLKDLGETVDDEDDLDARDQTDDDYEEDEDED